One Methylosarcina fibrata AML-C10 DNA segment encodes these proteins:
- a CDS encoding bifunctional metallophosphatase/5'-nucleotidase, whose translation MKLKKLFTVWMRLIGAAALPLVLASCGYSGKVNVQILALNDFHGRLEPPEGSSGRIGSVDAGGGEYLATHIERLRALNPNTVLVSAGDMIGSSPLLSALFHDEPTIEAFNRMRLDFNAVGNHEFDEGMTELLRMDKGGCHAKDDCLDGDGFAGADFQYLAANVIRKDNGRPLFPAYKVRSFDGVKIAFIGMTLKGTPTVVSPSGVAGLNFLDEAGTVNALVPRLKTQSIKAIVVLIHEGGAQPAPAPYNGCTGLSGAIVDIVQRLDPEVDVVISGHTHKAYNCVLGNKLVTSAASYGRLLTDIDLTLDRGTGEIVGIVANNTIVTRDVPKDGAITALIEKYKVIASPLARRSIGSITADITRRRNAAGESALGDVIADSQLYAAAPAGLDRNSVAFTNPGGLRADLLYAPTGGERPGEVNYGKMFAVIPFGDNLVTMTLTGAQIKAVLEQQFDNPASGQATILQVSKGFSYSWSETAPKGRKISNIRLGGAPLDNARSYRVTVNSFLADGGDNFTVFTEGTQRLVGTVDTDAFEAYLKAFSPLSPGPLARISRISP comes from the coding sequence TTGAAACTCAAGAAACTTTTTACCGTCTGGATGAGATTGATCGGTGCTGCGGCTCTGCCGCTTGTGCTGGCTTCCTGCGGATACTCCGGAAAAGTGAACGTTCAGATTCTGGCTCTGAACGATTTCCACGGCCGTCTGGAGCCGCCGGAAGGATCGTCCGGCCGTATCGGAAGCGTTGACGCAGGCGGCGGAGAATATCTGGCGACCCACATCGAACGCCTCCGGGCGCTCAACCCGAATACGGTGCTCGTTTCGGCGGGCGACATGATCGGCTCCAGTCCTTTGCTTTCCGCGCTCTTTCACGATGAACCGACCATAGAGGCTTTCAACCGCATGCGCCTGGACTTCAACGCGGTCGGCAACCATGAATTCGACGAAGGCATGACGGAATTGCTGCGCATGGACAAAGGCGGCTGCCATGCCAAGGACGATTGCCTGGACGGCGACGGTTTTGCCGGGGCGGATTTTCAGTATCTGGCCGCCAACGTAATCCGGAAGGACAACGGCCGCCCGCTGTTTCCGGCCTATAAAGTCCGCTCTTTCGACGGCGTAAAAATCGCCTTTATCGGCATGACGCTGAAGGGCACGCCGACCGTCGTTTCGCCGTCGGGCGTGGCCGGATTGAACTTTCTCGACGAGGCCGGGACGGTCAACGCGCTGGTGCCTCGATTGAAGACCCAGAGCATAAAAGCCATCGTCGTCCTGATCCATGAGGGCGGCGCCCAACCGGCGCCCGCTCCTTACAACGGCTGCACGGGTCTTTCCGGCGCAATCGTCGACATCGTCCAGCGTCTGGATCCCGAAGTGGACGTGGTGATCAGCGGCCATACCCATAAAGCCTATAACTGCGTTCTCGGCAACAAGCTGGTGACGAGCGCGGCCTCCTACGGGCGTTTGCTGACCGACATCGACCTGACGCTCGACCGCGGCACCGGAGAAATCGTCGGCATCGTTGCCAATAACACGATCGTCACCCGCGATGTTCCGAAAGACGGCGCCATTACCGCGCTGATCGAAAAATACAAGGTCATTGCCTCGCCTCTGGCTAGGCGGAGCATCGGCTCGATCACTGCGGACATCACGCGCCGCCGCAATGCCGCCGGCGAATCCGCTTTGGGCGACGTCATTGCCGACAGCCAGTTGTACGCCGCGGCTCCGGCCGGATTGGACAGGAACTCGGTCGCCTTCACGAATCCGGGCGGCCTGCGCGCAGATCTGCTGTATGCCCCCACCGGCGGCGAGCGGCCGGGCGAAGTCAACTACGGCAAAATGTTCGCGGTCATTCCGTTCGGCGACAATCTGGTGACGATGACCCTCACCGGCGCGCAGATCAAGGCGGTGCTCGAACAGCAGTTCGACAATCCGGCCTCCGGACAGGCGACCATTCTCCAGGTGTCGAAGGGGTTCTCCTACAGTTGGTCCGAGACTGCGCCCAAAGGCCGTAAAATATCGAACATCAGGCTTGGGGGCGCGCCCCTCGACAATGCCCGCAGCTACCGCGTCACCGTCAATTCCTTTCTGGCCGACGGCGGCGATAATTTCACCGTATTTACCGAAGGCACTCAGCGTCTGGTCGGAACCGTCGATACGGACGCTTTCGAGGCTTACCTGAAAGCCTTCTCGCCTCTGTCTCCGGGACCTTTGGCCCGGATTAGCCGGATCTCTCCCTAA
- a CDS encoding Eco57I restriction-modification methylase domain-containing protein gives MLSTVEQKRLQLSKNTEAEKKSRFGQFLTPERTAAFMASLFPDGTGHCRLLDAGAGIGSLSAAFLDRWRSGGFHFQRVETDAFELDPALIPYLSNTLEKYNHKGDFAAHIHEEDFIQTAVESLSGDLFSLKALGSYTHAILNPPYKKINSNSAYRLALRRVGIETVNLYSAFVALAVALAAPRGQIVAIVPRSFCNGPYYRPFRNFILERAAVRHLHLFGSRTKAFKDDEVLQENIIIRLECGSLQGLVTVSTSTDDTFYDLTYHEHPFDRIVCPDDPARFIHVPTSPEKSAIELSPAIRYTLADLGVHVSTGPVVDFRLKEHLRDMPEPGAVPLLYPGHFSGGGSTWPIKGMKKPNAIMRNADTEKWFFPMGFYCVVRRFSSKEEQRRVVASVVEPRAFAHIPVLGFENHLNVFHINKHGLPEAMARGLAVFLNSTAVDENFRRFSGHTQVNATDLKLMKYPSRDALIRLGEWAMQQEELTQIMMDAKLGSLTG, from the coding sequence TTGTTGTCAACAGTTGAGCAAAAGAGGCTGCAACTTTCCAAGAACACCGAAGCAGAAAAAAAATCTCGATTCGGTCAGTTCCTGACACCTGAAAGGACGGCGGCATTCATGGCCAGCCTTTTTCCCGATGGAACCGGGCATTGCCGCTTATTGGACGCCGGAGCCGGAATCGGGTCGCTGTCGGCCGCTTTTCTAGACAGGTGGAGATCAGGCGGGTTTCATTTTCAGCGGGTGGAAACGGATGCGTTTGAGCTTGATCCGGCCTTGATCCCTTATTTGTCAAATACGCTTGAGAAATATAATCATAAAGGCGATTTTGCCGCTCATATCCATGAAGAAGACTTTATTCAGACGGCCGTGGAATCGCTTTCCGGTGATTTATTTTCATTAAAAGCTCTTGGCAGTTATACTCACGCGATCCTTAATCCGCCCTACAAGAAGATCAACAGTAATTCAGCTTACCGGCTTGCATTGCGTCGGGTCGGTATTGAGACAGTCAATCTTTACTCCGCCTTTGTGGCACTGGCTGTAGCTCTCGCGGCACCGAGAGGACAGATCGTAGCCATCGTCCCGCGCAGTTTCTGCAACGGTCCGTATTACCGTCCGTTCCGAAACTTTATTCTTGAGCGCGCGGCCGTCCGCCACCTGCACCTGTTCGGGTCGCGCACCAAAGCATTCAAAGATGACGAGGTGCTGCAGGAGAACATCATTATCCGTCTTGAGTGCGGCAGTCTGCAGGGACTGGTGACGGTTTCGACTTCGACCGACGATACCTTTTACGACCTTACTTACCATGAACACCCGTTCGACAGAATCGTATGCCCGGATGATCCGGCGCGATTCATTCACGTGCCCACGTCGCCCGAGAAGAGTGCCATTGAACTGTCACCGGCGATCCGCTATACGCTAGCCGACCTTGGCGTTCACGTGTCGACCGGTCCTGTGGTGGATTTCCGATTAAAAGAGCACCTGCGCGACATGCCGGAACCAGGCGCGGTTCCCTTGCTGTACCCCGGCCATTTCAGCGGTGGCGGCAGCACATGGCCTATCAAAGGCATGAAAAAGCCCAACGCCATCATGCGCAACGCGGATACTGAAAAGTGGTTTTTTCCGATGGGCTTCTATTGTGTGGTGCGGCGTTTCTCGTCGAAGGAAGAGCAACGTCGCGTCGTAGCAAGCGTGGTCGAGCCTCGCGCTTTCGCTCACATCCCTGTGCTTGGCTTCGAGAATCATCTGAACGTATTTCACATAAACAAGCATGGCTTGCCTGAAGCCATGGCACGAGGATTGGCCGTATTTCTGAACTCGACAGCCGTCGACGAGAATTTTCGGCGATTCAGCGGACACACCCAGGTGAATGCAACCGACCTCAAACTGATGAAATACCCGAGCCGAGACGCTCTGATCCGGCTGGGCGAATGGGCCATGCAGCAAGAAGAACTCACGCAGATCATGATGGACGCCAAGCTGGGAAGCCTGACCGGATGA
- a CDS encoding BsuBI/PstI family type II restriction endonuclease, with protein MIRDIIEDFASRFAPGSMLIYAGDTGDKWGYFDAALLAGLGVEVDSHGKMPDVVLLYTEKNWLLLVESVTSHGPVDGKRHAELARLFAGSSAGLVYVTAFPNRAVMSRTLSEIAWETEVWMADAPSHLIHFNGERFLGPYHAP; from the coding sequence CTGATCCGGGACATTATCGAAGATTTCGCTTCGCGCTTCGCTCCGGGCAGTATGCTGATCTATGCCGGGGATACGGGCGATAAATGGGGTTATTTCGATGCCGCCCTGCTGGCCGGGTTGGGCGTCGAAGTCGATTCCCACGGTAAGATGCCGGATGTCGTGTTACTGTATACCGAGAAAAATTGGTTGCTATTGGTGGAATCCGTCACCAGCCACGGACCGGTCGATGGCAAACGTCATGCCGAACTTGCCAGGCTGTTTGCAGGGTCGAGCGCCGGCCTGGTTTATGTCACCGCCTTCCCGAATCGGGCAGTCATGAGCCGAACTCTTTCCGAAATCGCTTGGGAAACTGAAGTATGGATGGCTGACGCTCCGTCGCATCTGATTCACTTCAATGGGGAGCGCTTTCTTGGGCCCTATCATGCGCCCTGA
- a CDS encoding L,D-transpeptidase family protein has product MKSTARIIAGLALTGLLGACSGHKPVTATAGRPAALKPRIQPPLQAQSDRKMYYLPPPPGQWTVQDTLQVYGERVKDKLGYYFAEAEVSYPPKEVVFIALKQEKKLELWARDNGNFQLIRDYYILAASGEAGPKLRQGDRQVPEGVYRIAGLNPNSHYHLSIKLNYPNEFDLLHAWQERRANPGSDIFIHGKAASVGCLAMGDEAIEELFVLAAQVGAENVKVVIAPHDPRVYPLQVDSEDLPPWTPELYSLISREILALSSGGKSVKTGAF; this is encoded by the coding sequence ATGAAATCGACAGCCAGAATTATTGCCGGCCTGGCCTTGACGGGATTGCTCGGCGCCTGCTCCGGGCACAAACCCGTCACCGCTACGGCCGGCCGTCCCGCCGCTCTCAAACCCCGGATCCAGCCTCCGCTCCAGGCTCAGAGCGACCGGAAGATGTATTACCTTCCGCCGCCGCCCGGTCAATGGACCGTGCAGGATACTCTGCAAGTGTACGGCGAACGAGTGAAAGATAAACTCGGCTATTATTTCGCCGAGGCCGAGGTCTCCTATCCTCCGAAAGAAGTCGTTTTCATCGCCTTGAAACAGGAAAAGAAGCTGGAATTGTGGGCCAGAGACAACGGCAATTTTCAACTCATCCGTGACTACTACATCCTGGCCGCCAGCGGCGAGGCCGGCCCCAAATTGCGCCAGGGCGATCGGCAGGTGCCGGAAGGGGTTTACCGTATCGCGGGACTGAATCCGAACAGTCATTATCATTTATCGATCAAACTGAATTATCCCAACGAATTCGACCTCCTTCATGCCTGGCAGGAGAGACGCGCCAATCCCGGTTCGGATATTTTCATCCACGGTAAAGCCGCATCCGTCGGTTGCCTGGCCATGGGCGACGAAGCGATAGAAGAACTGTTCGTGCTCGCCGCGCAAGTGGGTGCCGAAAACGTGAAAGTCGTGATCGCCCCGCACGATCCCAGGGTCTATCCGCTCCAGGTCGACTCCGAAGACCTCCCGCCCTGGACTCCCGAGCTTTATTCGCTGATCTCCCGCGAAATACTGGCGCTGTCGTCGGGCGGGAAATCGGTAAAGACCGGCGCTTTTTAG
- a CDS encoding ABC transporter ATP-binding protein/permease, whose protein sequence is MSHNENFFIKFMKLGGPYWSSKNRLIIWLETILLVALTVMQIKLAVYITQWNAALFDAIEQRSMAGVKTQAVVLILIFIGSIAITTVHLIVKRRLLIGWRTWLTEKVIAKWIQQGRHYQITLLSHNDHDNPDGRIAEDIRIAIDDAIALSHSLFYCLLMLASFTRILWDISGRVVFEFGSVSVQVIGYLVWISICYSICASILGWWMGKPMTSATHTRQTQEANFRHDLIDIQNNSQAIALIRGESNEQERLLDSFRAVIGSFAEETRAWIRIQFFSSGYSVASMALPVLVASPRYVAGAISLGVLIQSVQAFQHMVSALSWPVDNMATIAKWRTSVERVLGLMNALDHLEHDISHLNSHQIRVQEAEVAALRFTGVRLEGLEGEPLSSMVNHEIKAGEHVLISDQANNGAKLFKAIAGLWPWGSGRIEVPAGQATFFMPPKPYLPAKSLLEAICYPKHKAAFDQTEVEKKLEQVGQQALVNQLSRVDAWEDVLSNEQQQYLGLVRALLHRPQWIFVQEALDSLPPDDEARMLRLLAHELPHAGILTITHQPSAQAFHQRKLKV, encoded by the coding sequence ATGAGTCACAACGAAAATTTTTTTATTAAATTCATGAAGCTGGGCGGCCCTTACTGGAGTTCCAAAAACAGGCTGATCATCTGGTTGGAGACGATCCTGCTGGTCGCACTGACGGTGATGCAGATCAAGCTGGCCGTCTACATTACCCAATGGAATGCCGCTCTGTTCGACGCCATAGAACAACGATCGATGGCGGGGGTAAAAACCCAGGCTGTCGTATTGATCCTGATCTTCATCGGCAGCATAGCGATCACTACCGTCCATTTAATCGTCAAACGGCGCCTGTTGATCGGCTGGCGGACCTGGCTGACCGAAAAAGTCATCGCCAAATGGATTCAGCAGGGCCGCCACTATCAGATCACTCTCCTGTCCCACAATGACCACGACAATCCGGACGGCCGCATCGCGGAAGACATTCGTATTGCAATCGATGATGCCATCGCGTTGAGTCATTCTCTGTTTTACTGTTTACTGATGCTGGCGAGTTTCACCCGGATTCTTTGGGATATTTCCGGAAGGGTGGTGTTCGAGTTCGGCAGCGTTTCGGTTCAGGTAATAGGATATCTGGTCTGGATTTCGATCTGCTACTCGATCTGCGCTTCGATTCTGGGCTGGTGGATGGGGAAACCGATGACTTCGGCCACTCACACAAGACAGACCCAGGAGGCCAATTTCCGGCACGATCTGATCGATATTCAAAACAACTCCCAGGCCATTGCCTTGATTCGGGGCGAGAGCAACGAACAGGAACGGCTGCTGGATTCGTTTCGCGCGGTGATCGGATCCTTTGCCGAAGAAACGCGCGCCTGGATTCGCATTCAGTTCTTCAGCTCCGGCTACTCGGTCGCCTCCATGGCCTTGCCGGTTTTGGTCGCCTCGCCTCGTTATGTTGCCGGAGCCATTTCCCTGGGGGTATTGATCCAGTCCGTCCAGGCTTTTCAGCACATGGTTTCCGCCTTGTCGTGGCCGGTCGACAACATGGCCACGATCGCCAAATGGCGTACCTCGGTCGAACGGGTCTTGGGCCTCATGAATGCGCTGGATCATCTGGAGCATGACATTTCCCACCTGAATTCCCATCAGATCCGGGTGCAGGAAGCCGAGGTGGCGGCGCTCAGGTTTACTGGCGTCAGACTGGAAGGTCTGGAAGGCGAGCCGCTTTCGAGCATGGTCAACCATGAAATCAAAGCGGGCGAGCATGTGCTGATTTCCGATCAGGCCAACAACGGCGCCAAGTTGTTTAAGGCGATTGCCGGCCTATGGCCCTGGGGCTCCGGCCGGATTGAAGTGCCGGCGGGCCAGGCGACGTTCTTTATGCCGCCCAAGCCTTATCTCCCGGCTAAATCGTTATTGGAAGCCATTTGCTATCCGAAACACAAAGCGGCGTTCGATCAGACCGAGGTGGAGAAAAAACTCGAACAGGTCGGCCAACAAGCCCTCGTCAATCAGTTGAGCCGGGTCGATGCCTGGGAAGACGTGCTGTCGAACGAGCAGCAGCAGTATCTGGGCCTGGTGCGCGCGTTATTGCATCGGCCGCAATGGATTTTCGTTCAGGAAGCCCTCGATTCGCTGCCGCCCGACGACGAAGCCAGGATGCTCAGGTTATTGGCCCACGAATTGCCGCACGCGGGCATTCTGACGATCACTCATCAGCCGTCGGCCCAGGCTTTTCATCAACGGAAATTAAAGGTGTAG
- a CDS encoding TraR/DksA family transcriptional regulator yields the protein MAAPLSESQLKIFKRKLKDRFMALRREISAELLRSDKEKYADLAGRVHDPGDESLADLLVDLKLAFVGRHVQEIRDIDAALIRIAERSYGSCCDCGQPIGIERLMAYPTARRCLICQNVHERTFAHGNQPTL from the coding sequence ATGGCCGCCCCACTGAGTGAATCGCAGCTCAAAATATTCAAGAGAAAGCTGAAGGATCGTTTCATGGCGTTACGGCGGGAAATCAGCGCCGAGCTGCTGCGCTCCGATAAAGAAAAATATGCCGATCTGGCCGGCCGGGTGCACGATCCGGGCGACGAATCCCTGGCCGACCTGCTGGTGGATCTCAAACTGGCTTTCGTCGGCCGCCATGTTCAGGAAATCCGGGACATCGATGCCGCCTTGATCCGCATCGCCGAAAGAAGTTACGGCTCTTGCTGCGATTGCGGGCAACCCATCGGCATCGAACGCTTGATGGCCTACCCCACGGCCCGGCGCTGCCTCATTTGCCAGAATGTACATGAACGCACTTTTGCTCACGGCAATCAGCCGACGTTGTGA